One genomic region from Haloarcula taiwanensis encodes:
- a CDS encoding transcriptional regulator — MRHKQILDVAAENPEASIAELASEVPSATAELVERVLEEHGDPAEADETDESPSESSAETQSHPAPEDLSSTERETLRAIRQHPTASQRDLAEKLDVTASTVSNRVNGIDGFDWANRETFANAVFSDEQTDSMSSDETETLASESEPPESPDAPDTGDEQVSETDTEPDDGDRSAAVVETAAGEVNTTLTTFQSTVEDLSAQLAELEGQVETIADGGGSLQSNPFQDPELVHKVVHACMNSEQISEEEELQILESLL; from the coding sequence ATGCGTCACAAACAAATACTCGACGTAGCGGCCGAGAACCCTGAGGCGTCCATCGCAGAGCTTGCGTCCGAAGTGCCGAGCGCGACAGCGGAACTGGTCGAGCGGGTCCTCGAAGAACACGGCGACCCAGCCGAGGCCGACGAGACCGACGAGTCTCCGAGTGAATCGTCCGCGGAGACGCAGTCGCATCCGGCCCCGGAGGACCTCTCCTCGACAGAACGAGAGACGCTCCGGGCGATTCGGCAACACCCCACCGCGTCCCAGCGAGACCTCGCAGAGAAGCTCGATGTGACTGCCTCGACTGTGAGCAATCGTGTCAACGGTATCGACGGGTTCGACTGGGCGAACCGCGAAACGTTCGCAAACGCTGTGTTTAGCGACGAACAGACCGATTCAATGTCCTCTGACGAGACTGAAACACTGGCATCCGAGAGCGAACCCCCGGAGTCACCGGACGCCCCCGACACCGGGGACGAACAAGTGTCAGAGACCGATACCGAGCCCGACGACGGCGACCGCTCGGCAGCGGTGGTCGAGACAGCGGCCGGCGAGGTGAATACCACGCTGACTACGTTCCAGTCGACTGTCGAGGACCTCTCCGCACAGCTGGCCGAGCTTGAAGGGCAGGTCGAAACCATCGCGGACGGTGGCGGCTCGCTGCAATCCAATCCGTTTCAGGATCCCGAGCTCGTCCATAAAGTCGTCCACGCGTGTATGAACTCCGAGCAGATATCCGAGGAGGAAGAGCTCCAGATTCTGGAGTCGCTGCTCTAG
- a CDS encoding transcription factor S — protein sequence MQFCDDCGSMMHADGDEMVCQSCGARVAKDEDRAAEFVTTDEQSGDELIETEEGSNFEGKPTADDVTCEECGHGKAWYTIKQTGSADEPPTRFFKCQECGHRWREYN from the coding sequence ATGCAGTTCTGCGACGACTGTGGTTCGATGATGCACGCCGACGGTGACGAGATGGTCTGTCAGTCCTGTGGCGCGCGGGTCGCGAAAGACGAGGACCGGGCGGCTGAGTTCGTCACCACGGACGAACAGAGCGGCGACGAACTGATAGAGACCGAAGAGGGCTCGAACTTCGAGGGCAAGCCGACGGCCGACGACGTGACCTGTGAAGAATGCGGGCACGGAAAAGCGTGGTACACGATCAAACAGACCGGGTCAGCCGACGAACCGCCGACGCGGTTTTTCAAGTGCCAGGAGTGTGGCCACCGGTGGCGTGAGTACAACTAG
- a CDS encoding HTR-like protein produces MERIPFGIRQLDSIINGGAPAGSVVLLSGEAGAGSREFMHTSALINGLEQVDGELHDLYYGDRSTDAVAPEEVHYISFTASETQLVSEMRLAMDDNVVEKGSKAVEFHDLSERYFHISPVPRDWYADETASITDLRARHEREDLLGTLGMVLNEVAANNLVIIDSLSDLVSAMGEEIDWADISSLVQGLQKAAHQWRCLLLLHINPETLSAVRYGQLVDASHGTMEFAWESGGSTRARTLVVQQFRGVLSQIEDEDIVQFETELGDAGFDISDVRKIR; encoded by the coding sequence ATGGAGCGAATCCCGTTCGGAATCCGCCAGCTCGACTCCATCATCAACGGTGGGGCACCCGCCGGGAGCGTCGTCTTGCTCTCCGGCGAGGCCGGTGCTGGCTCCCGGGAGTTCATGCACACGAGCGCGCTCATCAACGGGCTCGAGCAGGTCGACGGGGAGCTACATGACCTCTACTACGGCGACCGCTCGACCGACGCCGTCGCGCCGGAGGAAGTCCATTACATCTCCTTTACCGCAAGCGAGACACAGCTGGTCAGCGAGATGCGGCTGGCGATGGACGACAACGTAGTCGAAAAAGGGAGCAAAGCGGTCGAGTTCCACGACCTCTCGGAGCGGTATTTCCATATCAGCCCCGTCCCTCGGGACTGGTACGCAGACGAAACCGCGTCGATTACCGACCTCCGGGCGCGCCACGAGCGAGAGGACCTGCTCGGCACACTCGGGATGGTTCTGAACGAGGTGGCGGCGAACAACCTCGTCATCATCGACTCGCTTTCGGACCTCGTCAGCGCCATGGGTGAGGAGATCGACTGGGCGGACATCAGCTCGCTCGTCCAGGGGCTCCAGAAGGCGGCCCATCAGTGGCGCTGTCTGCTCCTCTTGCACATCAATCCCGAGACGCTGTCGGCGGTTCGATACGGGCAACTCGTCGACGCATCCCACGGAACGATGGAGTTCGCGTGGGAGTCCGGCGGCTCCACCCGGGCTCGAACCCTCGTCGTTCAACAGTTCCGTGGCGTCCTCTCACAGATCGAGGACGAGGACATCGTTCAGTTCGAGACGGAACTGGGCGATGCCGGCTTCGATATCAGCGACGTCCGCAAGATTCGATAG
- a CDS encoding carotene biosynthesis protein, which produces MGSGKDRTRPGWTLPETKTDATAQFDQFVTENRFTIAVVFPLVGAVTLLASAEGVLPDPLAFNPYFVLFGTFVMRLPLVAGVFPLVDRRAGLALVALTLYSYGIELVGVRTGWPYGEFTYGVDLGPMLLGEVPFGLPVFFFPLVLNAYLLVLLLLGNRAASTAVRLLATLSTVMLIDLVLDPGAVAIGFWTYEVPQFYGVPWQNYAGWLLSGSVAVLLFDLGFDRAGLRQRLEACPFMLDDLVSFVLLWGGINLFYANWVPVGIAALLGAGLLWTDRFDFDLSETRVGRAVWR; this is translated from the coding sequence ATGGGTAGCGGCAAAGACCGGACGCGACCGGGCTGGACGCTCCCGGAGACAAAGACCGACGCGACCGCGCAGTTCGACCAGTTCGTCACCGAGAACCGGTTTACCATCGCCGTCGTCTTTCCGCTCGTCGGCGCGGTCACCCTGCTTGCCAGCGCTGAGGGAGTCCTGCCCGATCCGCTCGCGTTCAATCCCTACTTCGTCCTCTTTGGCACGTTCGTGATGCGATTACCCCTCGTGGCCGGCGTCTTCCCGCTCGTGGACCGCCGGGCCGGGCTGGCGCTGGTCGCGCTGACGCTGTATTCCTACGGCATCGAGCTTGTCGGTGTCAGGACCGGGTGGCCCTACGGCGAATTTACCTACGGTGTCGACCTCGGTCCAATGTTGCTCGGTGAGGTACCGTTCGGCCTCCCGGTCTTCTTCTTCCCGCTGGTCCTGAACGCTTACCTGCTCGTCTTGCTGTTGCTCGGCAACAGAGCGGCGTCAACCGCGGTTCGGCTGCTGGCGACGCTTTCGACGGTCATGCTTATCGATCTCGTACTTGATCCGGGTGCCGTGGCCATCGGGTTCTGGACCTACGAGGTGCCCCAGTTCTACGGCGTTCCGTGGCAGAACTACGCTGGCTGGCTCCTGTCGGGCTCGGTTGCCGTCCTGCTGTTCGACCTCGGGTTCGACCGTGCGGGGCTCCGACAGCGGCTCGAAGCGTGTCCGTTCATGCTCGATGACCTGGTGAGCTTTGTCCTGCTGTGGGGCGGTATCAACCTCTTTTACGCGAACTGGGTGCCGGTCGGTATCGCCGCGCTGCTGGGAGCGGGCCTTCTCTGGACGGACCGCTTTGACTTCGACCTCTCGGAGACTCGGGTCGGCCGTGCCGTCTGGCGGTGA
- a CDS encoding lycopene elongase (UbiA prenyltransferase family catalyzes the transfer of a prenyl group to various acceptors with hydrophobic ring structures in the biosynthesis of respiratory quinones, hemes, chlorophylls, vitamin E, and shikonin) — MPELPTDRITAVIPPEETLVGYLLRLSRPRFWLYLGGPVIVGVSYAADGPGELFSPLAIALFLYFTIPGNVFLYGVNDIFDADIDEHNPKKDEGREVSYRGDSAVTAIVVVSGALALLFMLGLPTLGVVALLAWIALSVEYSAPPLRFKTTPFLDSISNGLYILPGVIGYTAIEGVAPPATAVVGAWLWAMGMHTFSAIPDIEPDREAGIQTTATFLGESNTYYYCVMCWLMASFAFNFTHWVFGLLLLVYPGLVFGILGVGVDIDEAYWWYPAINTIVGMVFTLIALWVMLYG, encoded by the coding sequence ATGCCCGAACTTCCGACCGACCGCATTACCGCCGTTATCCCGCCGGAAGAGACGCTCGTGGGCTACCTGTTGCGCCTCTCCCGGCCGCGGTTCTGGCTGTACCTCGGTGGCCCGGTCATCGTCGGCGTCAGTTATGCGGCCGACGGCCCGGGCGAACTGTTCTCGCCGCTGGCTATCGCGCTGTTTCTGTACTTCACCATCCCCGGGAACGTGTTCCTGTACGGCGTCAACGACATCTTCGACGCCGACATCGACGAACACAATCCCAAGAAAGACGAGGGCCGCGAGGTCAGCTACCGCGGGGACAGCGCTGTCACGGCCATCGTCGTTGTCAGCGGCGCGCTCGCGTTGCTGTTTATGCTCGGGCTGCCGACGCTCGGGGTCGTAGCCCTGCTCGCTTGGATTGCGCTCTCTGTCGAGTACTCGGCCCCGCCACTGCGGTTCAAAACGACGCCCTTCCTCGACTCCATCTCGAACGGCCTGTACATCCTGCCCGGCGTCATCGGCTACACCGCTATCGAAGGCGTCGCCCCACCGGCGACGGCGGTGGTTGGCGCGTGGCTCTGGGCGATGGGGATGCACACCTTCTCGGCGATTCCCGATATCGAACCCGACCGCGAGGCCGGTATTCAGACGACGGCGACGTTCCTAGGCGAGTCAAACACCTACTACTACTGCGTGATGTGCTGGCTCATGGCGTCGTTCGCGTTCAACTTCACGCACTGGGTCTTCGGCCTGCTACTGCTCGTCTACCCCGGCCTCGTCTTCGGGATTCTCGGCGTCGGCGTCGACATCGACGAGGCCTACTGGTGGTACCCCGCGATCAACACCATCGTCGGCATGGTGTTCACGCTCATCGCGCTGTGGGTGATGCTGTATGGGTAG
- a CDS encoding phytoene dehydrogenase: protein MSDLSGEDVTVVGGGIGGLSAACYLADAGADVSLLEKNEQLGGRASRLEVDGFRFDMGPSWYLMPDVFERFFAYFGKEPRDYYDLQRLDPHYRIFFKDGDQIDVTGNNDEMREKFEAYEPGAGEAFEEYLSTSERHYETAMNKFVYKDRSKLRDWVDLDVMTAAPVGLQLVGSMQSHVEDYFEHPKLQQIMQYTLVFLGGSPRTTPALYNMMSHVDFNLGVYYPDGGVGAVVDGLVELGEELGVTYETDAEVAEISRRKEGFLVETVHGETTHPDEVVVNADYAHAERELLPDHERQYDDDYWDDKTYAPSAFLMYMGVEGDVEPLEHHTLVLPTDWDPHFDDIFEEPAWPDDPAYYLCVPSKTDDSVAPDGHSNLFVLVPIAPGLHDGDEIREEYREKVLADIADNTGVDLRDRIVYEKQFAVSDFGERYNATEGTALGLAHTLRQTALLRPNNRSSAVDGLYFTGSFTTPGIGVPMCLISGEHTAEALIEDIA from the coding sequence ATGAGTGACTTGTCCGGTGAAGACGTGACCGTTGTCGGTGGCGGCATCGGTGGGCTCTCCGCCGCGTGCTACCTGGCGGACGCAGGCGCGGACGTCTCGCTACTGGAGAAAAACGAGCAACTCGGGGGCCGCGCCTCCCGGCTGGAGGTGGATGGATTCCGGTTCGACATGGGGCCGTCGTGGTATCTGATGCCCGACGTGTTCGAGCGCTTCTTTGCGTACTTCGGCAAGGAGCCACGCGACTACTACGACCTCCAGCGGCTCGACCCGCACTACCGTATCTTCTTCAAGGACGGCGACCAGATCGACGTGACCGGTAACAACGACGAGATGCGCGAGAAGTTCGAGGCGTACGAACCTGGCGCGGGCGAGGCGTTCGAAGAATATCTGTCGACCAGCGAACGCCACTACGAGACGGCGATGAACAAGTTCGTCTACAAGGACCGCTCGAAGCTCCGTGACTGGGTCGACCTCGACGTGATGACCGCCGCCCCGGTCGGCCTCCAGCTCGTCGGCTCGATGCAGAGCCACGTCGAGGACTACTTCGAGCACCCGAAGCTCCAGCAGATAATGCAGTACACGCTTGTCTTCCTCGGCGGCTCACCTCGAACGACGCCAGCGCTGTACAACATGATGAGCCACGTCGATTTCAACCTCGGCGTGTACTACCCCGACGGCGGCGTCGGTGCAGTCGTCGACGGTCTGGTCGAACTCGGCGAAGAACTCGGCGTCACCTACGAGACCGACGCCGAGGTCGCGGAGATTTCCCGACGGAAGGAGGGATTCCTCGTCGAGACGGTTCATGGCGAGACGACCCACCCCGACGAAGTGGTCGTCAACGCCGATTACGCCCACGCCGAGCGTGAACTCCTCCCGGACCACGAACGCCAGTACGACGACGATTACTGGGACGACAAGACGTACGCGCCGTCTGCCTTCCTCATGTACATGGGCGTCGAGGGTGACGTGGAGCCGCTGGAACACCACACACTCGTTCTGCCGACGGACTGGGACCCTCACTTCGACGACATCTTCGAGGAACCGGCCTGGCCCGACGACCCGGCCTACTACCTCTGTGTGCCCTCGAAGACCGACGACAGCGTCGCCCCAGACGGGCACTCGAACCTGTTCGTGCTGGTCCCGATTGCGCCGGGACTGCACGACGGCGACGAGATACGTGAGGAGTACCGCGAGAAGGTGCTGGCCGACATCGCCGACAACACCGGCGTCGACCTGCGCGACCGCATCGTCTACGAGAAGCAGTTCGCCGTCTCCGACTTCGGTGAGCGGTACAACGCCACGGAGGGAACGGCCCTCGGTCTGGCCCACACGCTCCGCCAGACGGCCCTGCTGCGGCCCAACAACCGCTCGTCGGCCGTCGACGGCCTCTACTTCACGGGGTCGTTCACGACGCCCGGCATCGGCGTGCCGATGTGTCTCATCAGCGGTGAACACACTGCAGAGGCGCTCATCGAGGATATCGCCTGA